DNA from Desulfuromonas sp. AOP6:
AATCATCGTCCCGGGTCTCGGAAAAACTGTCTTCAAAAGGGGAGGCGATCTCACCCGGTTTTTCGTCCGCATCGGTAGCAAAGAAATCTTCCGTTTCAGATGGAGAGGCGTCCGTGAACCCGAAATCGTCCTCTGTCGCCTCGGTGCCGAAGTCAAAGTCTTCGGCCGAATCTTTCTCGCTCAGGGCGCTTTCATCCGTCAGACTGCCAAAAAAATCGTCCTCCTCGCCATCGTTCTCTGCCGAAGGTTCCGTGGTGTCGTCCTGGTCATCATCATCCCGTGAGGTGTCCTCGGTGTCGCCGAAGGAAAAAGGCACCTCATCCTTCTCGTCCTCTGTCTCCTCGCCAAAAGAAAATTCATCGAAGGAAGAGGCAGGCGTACCTGCATCGGTTCCTTCCGCGTCCTCGTCGTCACTGGTTTCAAAGGCGCTGAAGTCGATGTCGAGTTTTGGGCCGCTCGGTTGTTCCGGTTCCGGTGGGGATGCCGTGAAAGACTCTTCCGTTTCAGCCGGCATGGACGTTTCTTCAGATTCGGGGGGGTAAACGGTAAAAATGTGCCGGCATTTCGAACAGCGGACTTTCGTGCCTTCGGCTTTGATTTTTTCGTCCGCGAGTTTGAACCGGGCCTGGCACTCGGAGCATTGGATGATCATGCGTTCCTCTCCTATAGGGCTTGTCAGACGCCTTCTACCAGATAGATGTCTGGAAGGTTGCGATACTTTTCATCGAAATCGAGGCCATAACCGACAATAAAGCCATCTTCCATGGTGATGCCGGTATAATCCGCGTCGATATCCACTTCGCGGCGTGCTTTTTTGTCGATGAGAGTACATATTTTGAGGGACTTGGGGTCGCGCAGCAGCAGACGATTGTAAAGGGACTGAAGGGTGAAGCCGCTGTCGACAATATCCTCCACGATAACGACATGGCGCCCTTTTATGGGCTCTTCCAGGTCTTTGCGCATCTCCACGATACCGGAAGACTGGGTGTCGGACCCGTAGCTCGCCAGGCGCACGAAATCGACCACGACCTGAGCGGTGATTTCTCTGACCAGGTCGGCGAAGAAAAGGAAGGATCCCTTAAGCACACCGACCAGCAGGACCTCTTCCTGGGCATAGTCACGGCTGATTTCTTCTCCCAGGCGTTTGACCTGTTCGGTGATATAATCCTTCGAATAGAGCACTGTCAGAGTGGGTTTTTCCATGTGATTTCCTGAAAAAAGGGATGGTGAAGCAAAGCTGTATTCTATAGCAAGATAACGAATTTGTGTCAATTTATTCGGTATATTTCAATAGGTTTACGGGCAGCTTTGGCGAATATGGTAAGATAGAGCAGATGTTTTTCCCCTTGTGGGGGAATTTTTTCCGTTTAAAGGAGGTTGATGGATGCAGATCAATGGGTTTTGGGCCGGATTTCTGCTGATTTTTCTTTTACCCGGCGTTGCGCTGGCGCAAGAGCCACGACTACTGGCGGAATCCACCGATTTCCGTTTTGGTGAGATTTATCAGGGGCAGCAGCTGGAGCATAGCTTTCGACTCGAAAATACCGGTGATGGGCCTCTGCTCGTCGAGAAGATCCGGAGCTCCTGCGGCTGCACGGCGGCCCTGCTGTCCGATTACCAGATTCAGCCCGGGCAATCAGCCCAACTGCGGGTGACCTTCGATTCGACCCGCTTCCGTGGTCCGGTTGTCAAAACAGTCTACGTCTATACGAATGATCCGCGCCATCGGGTCGCCCAGTTCTATCTGCGCGGCCAGGTGACGCCCGAACTCGTGCTTGAGCCCACCAGGGTTGACCTGGGTGCGCTGGAGTCCGGCGCCGTCGGCGAGGCCGCTATTGTTATCGGCAATGTTGGTCCGCAGAATATTTTAATCGAGGATATCCAGACCGATCTGCAGGATGTGCAGGCCACCCTCTCCAGCAAGATGTTGTTGGCCGGTGAATCCGTGACACTGCATATTGCCGTGGCGCCTGGGGAAGGCGCCGTCAAACGCAAGGGCTATGTCGTTATGTCCACCAACAGCTCCTACACTCCCGTGGTGAAGGTTCCCGTCAGTTTTTCCGTCATGGGCAAGGCCCAGCCTTGAGGGTCCATGGGACAGAAGACGAGGACTCACCTGCCGGTATCGATAAAAGTGAGGGAGAATCTATGGAAAACCAGTCCGTTTCTTCCACCCAACGACGATTCTTTCTCACCGTGGTGCTGGCGGCCATCGGCGCCGCCCTGGCATTTCTGGCCGGTTGGCCTCTGCTGCGATTTTTGACGCCCCTCAAGCAGGACGGAAACGATGGACGGGTCGCCCTTGACCGGGGCAGCGTCGAAGTTGGCGGTGTCCTGTTTTTCAGTTATCGTGGCGGCACCGCCGTTGTCATGCAGATGGCGCCTGGCGAATTTACCGCTTTTTCAGCCATCTGCACCCACCTCGGTTGCGTCGTGCAGTGGAAGCCCCAGCAACAGGAATTTGTCTGCCCCTGTCACGCCGGCCGTTTTTCTCCAGCGGGTGCCGTCCTGGGCGGTCCCCCACCAAAGCCCCTCGTGTCGCTGCCTGTGACCCTTTCCGGGGAACAGCTTCTCATCGGATAGGAGTAAACCATGCGTCTCCTTGCGGGGATGGTCGATTTTCTGGATGCCCGGCTGGGTATCCGCGAGCTCATCCGAGCCAACCTGACTGGCTACCTGGTGCCGCGGCAAATCAATGTCTGGTACGCGCTGGGGTCTGTTCTGCTGACGCTCTTTGCCGTCCAGGTCGTCAGCGGCATGCTGCTGCTGATTTACTACGTGCCGCACGCGGACTTGGCCTATGACAGTGTCCACCGGATCATGAACGAAGTGCCCTTCGGCTGGCTGTTCCGCTATCTGCACGTCGTCGGCTCCAATGTGATCGTCATCGTCCTGCTGCTGCACATGCTCTCCGTTCTCTTCATGGGGAGCTACAAAAAACCGCGGGAACTCAACTGGCTTTCCGGATTCATCCTTCTCAACCTGACCTTCGGCCTGTGTCTGACCGGCTATCTCCTGCCCTGGAGCCAGTTGTCCTTCTGGGCGACCACCGTCGCCACCGATGTGGCAGGAGCCGTGCCCTTTGTGGGGGAGGCACTGGTGAACATACTGCGGGGCGGCACCATGGTTTCAGAGGCCACGCTGGGACGATTCTTTGTCCTGCATGTCATCGGCCTGCCCCTGCTCCTGGCCCTTCTCATCGGATTTCATCTCTTTTGTATCCGGCGGGTCGGCATTTCGACCCCTCCCTTCGCATCAAGTAGTCAGGGATCAACCGCAGGCAATCCGCCACCGGATGCCGCTGCCGGCGATATTCCCTTCTTTCCCAACATCATCACCAAGGATCTGGCGGTCAACGCCTTTGTCTTTGCCGTCTTTATGGCTCTGACATTTTTTGCGCCCCACCTGTTTATCCCGCCGACCGCCTTTACACCAGCCGATCCCTTTGTGACGCCCCCCGGTATCAAGCCCGAGTGGTATTTTTTGTGGGCCTATCAGACCATGAAAATCTTTCCAAGTGAATTCATGGGGCTGGCCGCCCAGGGGGCCGCCATGACCTTTATTGCGCTGCTGCCTTTCATCGACAGGGGGACGGAACGCCGGCCTGCCCAAAGGCCCATCTTTGTCACCTGTTTTGTCCTCGGACTGCTCCTGTTTGCAGCCATTTCCCTATGGGGGCACTACTCATGAGAATAACGGTTCTTCTGCTTCTGGGGGTGCTGACCTTTCCGTTGACAGCGGTCTCAGCGGCTGCCGTAACGAATCCAGCGCAAGCGACCGTCTGTTTGCAATGTCACAGCGGTCAGGCCGGAAGCCTCGGTCAGCCTGTGCCCCAATGGCGTCAGAGTATCCACGCCGAACAGGGCGTCTCCTGCCACCATTGCCACGGCGGCGACCCCACGGATGCCCCGATGGCGATGAGCCCCGAAAGGGGATTTATCGGAGTGCCGGCCCCTGAGCAGATTGCCGACTTCTGCGGACGTTGCCATATCGGCGTGCTCGAAGACTACCTCGCCAGCGCTCATGGCAAAGCACCCAACAGTGCAGGCCCCCAGTGTGTGACCTGCCATGCTGCCCACCCCGTTAAAAAAGCCAGTCTCGACCTCATCAATCCCCAGGCCTGCGGGCAATGCCACGGATATGAGCGGGCAGGCGAAATTCGCAGCGCTCTGGCGGATACCGACCATGAAATCGTCGAACTGGAAAAAGAATTGGATCTGCTGCATCGCCAGGGGGTGGCCATTGACACCCTGCAGAAGTCGCTGTTCTCGCTGCGCAACGAGTATCACCGGCTCTTTCACAGCGTCGATCTGCTGAAAATAAACGCCGAGACGGAAAAATTCAGGGACACCCTGCGCCAGATGCGTCGGCAGGTCGATGCCATTCTCGACGAGTTGGCAAGCCGCAAGGTCTACGGCGCCATCGTCGTCGGCTTTTTTGTCCTGGCCGGGTTCGTGCTGCTGTTGATTCGCAAGACCTACGAAGAGGAAGAGTGAAGCGCGCCACTGAACCGCCCGAGCGCAAGAATGCGGTTGCAATTCGCCAGGAGATGGTTTATATAGGACAGCCCATGCGCGATTAGCTCAGCTGGATAGAGCGTTGGCCTCCGGAGCCAAAGGTCACAAGTTCGAATCTTGTATCGCGCGCCAAAAATTCAAGGGATTTCTGATGGTTGAAAGACTGTTGGAAGTCCTTTTTTTGTGTGTAAAACCTTGGTGGGGACAATTCAGTGTCCCCGTTTTGTCCCCGTAAATTTTATTGGATCATTTTGTGTCATTTTAGAAACTGTCCCCGTTTTGTCCCCGAGCCATCACCCTCTCCCGGAAGCCTGTCAGGAATTTCTTTAATGTGCGGTCCAACCGGAGAGTGTTCGACTGGGACAACAGCTCTTTACATAAAAAGATTTAACCGCCTTTATTAGAAAGCGCAGCGAGTACCTAATATCCCGTAGCAGTCTTCGCTGGTACCTGATATCCCGTAAATCGCTCTTTGTGGATACAGATGGGATATCAGGTACATTTGCGCTTGAATTGAGCAATCAGCCCGTGATGGTGTACCTGATATCCCGTCAATAGGGTTCATGCAACATGCAGGTAATAAACTCTCTATCTCCTGCGGGATATCAGGTACATTTTTTTGAGGCTTTTATTGCGATCCGCAGGGTGTACCTGATATCCCGTTCAGGGCTATACCTAATGTCCCGCAGGACAGGCCCGACTGACTTTACGGGATTTCAGGTACACTTCCGCACTTGCCGTCAACCTCTTTCCATTTAGCCCGCAAGAAAATAGAGGCTGGTTCAGGATAGGCTTTGGCCATCCTTTCTTTTTACAATTTTTCCTTGTCTTTGTCGGACAGGGAATCAAGCCAGCCTTGAAAAACCTTCTCTTCGATGGCTTCGCGCTGCTTCAATAGATCTTCCTGGCGCCTTTTTTCTTCCTCAAGGGCCTTTTCTAGCGGGTCCACATACCCTTGCGGCCGGCGATAATGTCCCTGCTGTTTCAGGCTGGTGAAGAGATACGAGGCCGGCTTTCCCACAACCCTCCCCTCTTTGTCCACCATCTTTCCGTGAGCAAGTTCCCATTCGGCATAATCCAGGGATTTAATGATGAGATCGAGAGATCGACAACGCGTATGCAGGTCGTTTACAATCTGATGAATTTGAGAGCTTTGAAAACCTTCCCCAAAGAGGTGGGGATACCACTCCTGCATTTGTTCGTCGGTCCAAGACAGTAGTTTTTCGACGAGCGGATCTAAGATAGATAGATTTTTATCTTCTAAAGATCTATCTCTCTTAGAGGGGGATAGTGGCTGCCACTCTGGGGGGGTACTGGTATTTTTTTCCTCATCAATAGGGCCACAAAAAATGATTTTTTGTCCGTGTTTCCTTTTCTGTTTATCGTAGGCTTGTTCGCCAGCCAAAATGATACCTGCTTCTTGTAACTGGGGCAGTTTTTTTTTTACCATGCCTTTGGAAATATCCAATTATTCAGCTATTTCCGTTGTAGATGTGAAGAGAATCCTTTGGTTGGCTCTTTGTAAATATTTTAGGGTCATGACTAGAACAGGTGTAATAAAACTATGCTAACCTGTTGTCATGACAATGAAAAACAAGTACGCAAATCGTTCATTTCAGAAGCCAAATTTCGTGAACTGGTGAAGCTTTTTGCCCTCAATTTAGAGGCCACCCAGATTGCTGAATTGACTGGGCTGAACCGTAATACCGTCAATCGTTTTCTCCGGGCGATTAGGGAACGATTAGCGGAATTTTGTGAACAACAGTCACCTCTTTCAGGAGAGGTTGAAGTTGATGAATCCTTCTTTGGCGCCCGCCGGACCAAGGGGAAACGTGGGCGTGGTGCTTATGGAAAAACCATCGTCTTTGGTGTCTTTAAACGCAATGG
Protein-coding regions in this window:
- the hpt gene encoding hypoxanthine phosphoribosyltransferase, whose protein sequence is MEKPTLTVLYSKDYITEQVKRLGEEISRDYAQEEVLLVGVLKGSFLFFADLVREITAQVVVDFVRLASYGSDTQSSGIVEMRKDLEEPIKGRHVVIVEDIVDSGFTLQSLYNRLLLRDPKSLKICTLIDKKARREVDIDADYTGITMEDGFIVGYGLDFDEKYRNLPDIYLVEGV
- a CDS encoding multiheme c-type cytochrome, encoding MRITVLLLLGVLTFPLTAVSAAAVTNPAQATVCLQCHSGQAGSLGQPVPQWRQSIHAEQGVSCHHCHGGDPTDAPMAMSPERGFIGVPAPEQIADFCGRCHIGVLEDYLASAHGKAPNSAGPQCVTCHAAHPVKKASLDLINPQACGQCHGYERAGEIRSALADTDHEIVELEKELDLLHRQGVAIDTLQKSLFSLRNEYHRLFHSVDLLKINAETEKFRDTLRQMRRQVDAILDELASRKVYGAIVVGFFVLAGFVLLLIRKTYEEEE
- a CDS encoding cytochrome bc complex cytochrome b subunit, producing MRLLAGMVDFLDARLGIRELIRANLTGYLVPRQINVWYALGSVLLTLFAVQVVSGMLLLIYYVPHADLAYDSVHRIMNEVPFGWLFRYLHVVGSNVIVIVLLLHMLSVLFMGSYKKPRELNWLSGFILLNLTFGLCLTGYLLPWSQLSFWATTVATDVAGAVPFVGEALVNILRGGTMVSEATLGRFFVLHVIGLPLLLALLIGFHLFCIRRVGISTPPFASSSQGSTAGNPPPDAAAGDIPFFPNIITKDLAVNAFVFAVFMALTFFAPHLFIPPTAFTPADPFVTPPGIKPEWYFLWAYQTMKIFPSEFMGLAAQGAAMTFIALLPFIDRGTERRPAQRPIFVTCFVLGLLLFAAISLWGHYS
- a CDS encoding DUF1573 domain-containing protein, with translation MQINGFWAGFLLIFLLPGVALAQEPRLLAESTDFRFGEIYQGQQLEHSFRLENTGDGPLLVEKIRSSCGCTAALLSDYQIQPGQSAQLRVTFDSTRFRGPVVKTVYVYTNDPRHRVAQFYLRGQVTPELVLEPTRVDLGALESGAVGEAAIVIGNVGPQNILIEDIQTDLQDVQATLSSKMLLAGESVTLHIAVAPGEGAVKRKGYVVMSTNSSYTPVVKVPVSFSVMGKAQP
- a CDS encoding ubiquinol-cytochrome c reductase iron-sulfur subunit, with the translated sequence MENQSVSSTQRRFFLTVVLAAIGAALAFLAGWPLLRFLTPLKQDGNDGRVALDRGSVEVGGVLFFSYRGGTAVVMQMAPGEFTAFSAICTHLGCVVQWKPQQQEFVCPCHAGRFSPAGAVLGGPPPKPLVSLPVTLSGEQLLIG